A genome region from Streptomyces pratensis includes the following:
- a CDS encoding gluconeogenesis factor YvcK family protein: MTSRHLRQRRLSRATAALSGRKRGAQPKVVALGGGMGLSASLTALRRITGDLTAVVTVADDGGSSGRLREELGVLPPGDLRKALAALCGDDEWGQTWAQVIQHRFESKGDLHEHAVGNLLIVALWEQLGDHVQALDLVGKLLGAHGRVLPMSAVPLELQALVRGHDPEHPDDTVTVRGQATVALTPGEVQSVHVVPADPPAVPEAVAAVLDADWVVLGPGSWFSSVIPHLLVPELLDALVTTKARKVLSLNLAPQPGETEGFSPQRHLEVLGRHAPKLAMDVVLADEAAVPDRESLADAAQRLGAAVELAPVASPDGVPIHDPELLAAAYDRIFRMHGRIGPWR; this comes from the coding sequence GTGACCAGTCGCCATCTGCGTCAGCGTCGGCTGAGCAGGGCCACGGCCGCGCTCTCCGGACGCAAGCGCGGCGCACAGCCCAAGGTCGTCGCCCTCGGCGGCGGCATGGGGCTGTCCGCCTCGCTCACGGCGCTCCGCCGGATCACCGGCGACCTCACGGCCGTGGTGACCGTCGCCGACGACGGCGGTTCCAGCGGCCGGCTCCGCGAGGAGCTCGGCGTCCTTCCGCCGGGCGACCTGCGCAAGGCGCTGGCCGCGCTCTGCGGGGACGACGAATGGGGCCAGACCTGGGCCCAGGTGATCCAGCACCGCTTCGAGTCCAAGGGCGATCTGCACGAGCACGCGGTGGGCAATCTGCTCATCGTCGCCCTCTGGGAACAGCTGGGCGACCACGTCCAGGCCCTCGACCTCGTCGGCAAGCTGCTCGGAGCCCACGGCAGGGTGCTGCCGATGTCCGCCGTCCCCCTGGAGCTCCAGGCGCTCGTACGGGGGCACGACCCGGAGCACCCCGACGACACGGTCACCGTGCGCGGGCAGGCGACGGTGGCGCTGACCCCCGGCGAGGTACAGTCCGTCCACGTCGTGCCGGCCGACCCGCCGGCGGTACCCGAAGCCGTGGCCGCGGTGCTCGACGCCGACTGGGTGGTGCTCGGCCCGGGATCCTGGTTCTCCTCCGTGATTCCGCATCTGCTGGTGCCCGAACTGCTCGACGCACTGGTGACCACGAAGGCCCGTAAGGTCCTCTCGCTGAACCTCGCACCACAGCCCGGTGAAACAGAAGGCTTCTCACCGCAGCGTCATTTGGAGGTTTTGGGACGACACGCCCCTAAACTCGCCATGGACGTGGTGCTGGCCGACGAGGCCGCCGTGCCCGACCGCGAGTCCCTCGCCGACGCCGCACAGCGGCTCGGAGCCGCGGTCGAGCTGGCCCCCGTGGCCTCACCCGACGGCGTTCCGATTCATGATCCGGAGCTGTTGGCCGCCGCGTACGACCGTATTTTTCGGATGCATGGAAGGATCGGCCCATGGCGATGA
- the rapZ gene encoding RNase adapter RapZ, protein MTENAHERQDERGRVDGAAHVSTGSTTEKAEAATPAIPELVIISGMSGAGRSTAAKCLEDLGWFVVDNLPPALIPTMVELGARSQGNVARIAVVVDVRGRRFFDNLRESLADLEAKHVTRRIVFLESSDDALVRRFESVRRPHPLQGDGRIVDGIAAERDLLRELRGDADLVIDTSSLNVHELRAKMDAQFAGDEEPELRATVMSFGFKYGLPVDADLVVDCRFLPNPHWVPELRPFTGLNEEVSDYVFDQPGAKEFLNQYTELLQLIAAGYRREGKRYVTIAVGCTGGKHRSVAMSEKLAARLATEGIETVLVHRDMGRE, encoded by the coding sequence ATGACCGAGAACGCGCATGAACGCCAGGACGAACGCGGCCGAGTAGACGGAGCAGCACACGTGAGTACGGGAAGCACCACGGAGAAGGCCGAGGCCGCCACGCCCGCCATCCCCGAGCTGGTGATCATCTCCGGAATGTCGGGCGCGGGGCGCAGCACCGCCGCCAAGTGTCTGGAGGACCTCGGCTGGTTCGTCGTCGACAACCTGCCGCCCGCGCTGATCCCGACGATGGTGGAGCTCGGGGCCCGGTCCCAGGGCAACGTCGCGCGCATCGCCGTCGTCGTCGACGTACGGGGCCGCCGCTTCTTCGACAACCTCCGGGAGTCCCTGGCGGACCTGGAGGCCAAGCACGTCACCCGGCGGATCGTCTTCCTGGAGTCCTCCGACGACGCCCTCGTACGCCGTTTCGAATCGGTCCGCCGCCCGCACCCGCTCCAGGGCGACGGCCGCATCGTCGACGGCATCGCGGCCGAGCGTGACCTGCTGCGTGAGCTCCGTGGGGACGCCGACCTCGTCATCGACACCTCCAGCCTGAACGTGCACGAACTGCGGGCCAAGATGGACGCGCAGTTCGCCGGCGACGAGGAGCCGGAGCTGCGGGCGACGGTCATGTCGTTCGGCTTCAAGTACGGGCTGCCCGTCGACGCGGACCTGGTCGTCGACTGCCGGTTCCTGCCCAACCCGCACTGGGTCCCGGAGCTCCGCCCCTTCACCGGGCTCAACGAGGAGGTGTCCGACTACGTCTTCGACCAGCCGGGCGCCAAGGAGTTCCTCAACCAGTACACGGAGCTGCTCCAGCTGATCGCCGCGGGCTACCGCCGTGAGGGCAAGCGGTACGTCACCATCGCCGTCGGGTGCACGGGCGGCAAGCACCGTTCCGTCGCGATGTCGGAGAAGCTGGCCGCCCGGCTGGCCACCGAAGGGATCGAGACCGTCCTCGTCCACCGGGACATGGGGCGAGAGTGA
- a CDS encoding phosphoglycerate kinase: MKTIDELLAEGVAGKRVFVRADLNVPLDGTTITDDGRIRAVRPTVAQLAAAGARVIVASHLGRPKGAPDPAFSLAPAAARLGELLGSEVAFATDTVGESARATVAALADGQVAVIENLRFNAGETSKDDAERGAFADRLAELADVYVGDGFGAVHRKHASVFDLPARLPHAAGGLIATEVGVLKKLTEDVARPYAVVLGGAKVSDKLGVIDHLLEKADRILIGGGMAYTFLKAKGHEVGTSLLQEDQVPAVQGYLKRAEELGVEFVLPVDVLVAGEFPDLKTKAPANPTTVAADAIPADQEGLDIGPETRKLYAAKLADAATVFWNGPMGVFEHPDYAEGTKAVAQALVDSQAFSVVGGGDSAAAVRILGFDENAFGHISTGGGASLEYLEGKTLPGLAALED, translated from the coding sequence ATGAAGACGATCGACGAACTTCTCGCCGAAGGGGTCGCGGGCAAGCGGGTATTCGTCCGCGCCGACCTCAACGTGCCGCTGGACGGCACCACGATCACCGACGACGGCCGCATCCGCGCCGTCCGGCCCACGGTCGCCCAGCTCGCCGCAGCGGGTGCGCGGGTCATCGTCGCCTCGCACCTCGGCCGCCCGAAGGGCGCCCCGGACCCGGCCTTCTCGCTGGCGCCGGCCGCCGCACGCCTGGGTGAGCTGCTCGGCAGTGAGGTCGCCTTCGCGACGGACACCGTCGGCGAGTCCGCCCGCGCCACGGTCGCGGCCCTCGCCGACGGCCAGGTGGCCGTCATCGAGAACCTCCGCTTCAACGCCGGTGAGACGTCGAAGGACGACGCCGAGCGCGGCGCCTTCGCCGACCGGCTCGCCGAGCTCGCCGACGTGTACGTGGGTGACGGCTTCGGCGCCGTCCACCGCAAGCACGCGTCGGTCTTCGACCTCCCGGCCCGGCTGCCGCACGCGGCCGGCGGCCTGATCGCCACCGAGGTCGGCGTCCTGAAGAAGCTCACCGAGGACGTCGCGCGCCCGTACGCCGTGGTCCTCGGCGGGGCCAAGGTCTCCGACAAGCTGGGCGTCATCGACCACCTGCTGGAGAAGGCCGACCGCATCCTGATCGGCGGCGGAATGGCGTACACCTTCCTCAAGGCCAAGGGCCACGAGGTGGGCACCTCGCTGCTCCAGGAGGACCAGGTCCCGGCCGTCCAGGGGTACCTCAAGCGGGCCGAGGAGCTCGGTGTGGAGTTCGTGCTCCCGGTCGACGTCCTCGTCGCGGGGGAGTTCCCGGACCTCAAGACCAAGGCCCCCGCCAACCCCACCACGGTCGCCGCCGACGCCATCCCGGCCGACCAGGAGGGCCTGGACATCGGGCCCGAGACCCGCAAGCTCTACGCAGCGAAGCTCGCCGACGCGGCCACCGTCTTCTGGAACGGCCCGATGGGCGTCTTCGAGCACCCCGACTACGCCGAGGGCACCAAAGCGGTCGCCCAGGCCCTCGTCGACTCCCAGGCCTTCAGCGTCGTCGGCGGCGGGGACTCCGCTGCCGCCGTCCGTATCCTGGGCTTCGACGAGAACGCATTCGGCCACATCTCGACCGGTGGCGGCGCCAGCCTCGAATACCTCGAGGGCAAGACGCTTCCCGGACTCGCCGCACTGGAGGACTGA
- the gap gene encoding type I glyceraldehyde-3-phosphate dehydrogenase translates to MTIRVGINGFGRIGRNYFRALLEQGADIEIVAVNDLGDTATTAHLLKYDTILGRLKAEVSHTADTITVDGHTIKVLSERNPADIPWGQLGVDIVIESTGIFTKKADAEKHIAGGAKKVLISAPAKDEDITIVMGVNQDKYDAANHHVISNASCTTNCVAPMAKVLDENFGIVKGLMTTVHAYTNDQRILDFPHSDLRRARAAAENIIPTTTGAAKATALVLPQLKGKLDGIAMRVPVPTGSATDLVVTLQREVTKDEVNAAFKKASDDGDLKGFLTYTEDPIVSSDIVGDPSSCTFDSSLTMVQEGNSVKILGWYDNEWGYSNRLVDLTVFVGGQL, encoded by the coding sequence GTGACGATCCGCGTAGGCATCAACGGCTTTGGCCGCATCGGTCGTAACTACTTCCGCGCGCTGCTGGAGCAGGGTGCGGACATCGAGATCGTGGCTGTCAACGACCTGGGTGACACTGCGACCACGGCTCACCTGCTGAAGTACGACACCATTCTGGGTCGTCTCAAGGCAGAGGTCAGCCACACCGCCGACACCATCACCGTCGACGGTCACACCATCAAGGTGCTCTCCGAGCGCAACCCGGCCGACATCCCCTGGGGTCAGCTGGGCGTCGACATCGTCATCGAGTCGACCGGCATCTTCACCAAGAAGGCCGACGCCGAGAAGCACATCGCCGGTGGCGCCAAGAAGGTCCTCATCTCGGCTCCGGCCAAGGACGAGGACATCACCATCGTGATGGGCGTCAACCAGGACAAGTACGACGCGGCCAACCACCACGTCATCTCCAACGCCTCCTGCACCACCAACTGTGTGGCGCCGATGGCCAAGGTCCTCGACGAGAACTTCGGCATCGTCAAGGGTCTGATGACGACGGTCCACGCGTACACGAACGACCAGCGCATCCTGGACTTCCCGCACTCGGACCTGCGCCGCGCCCGCGCCGCCGCCGAGAACATCATCCCGACCACGACGGGCGCCGCCAAGGCGACCGCCCTGGTCCTCCCGCAGCTCAAGGGCAAGCTCGACGGCATCGCGATGCGCGTCCCGGTCCCGACCGGTTCCGCCACCGACCTCGTCGTGACGCTGCAGCGCGAGGTCACCAAGGACGAGGTCAACGCCGCGTTCAAGAAGGCGTCCGACGACGGCGACCTCAAGGGCTTCCTGACCTACACCGAGGACCCGATCGTGTCCTCGGACATCGTGGGTGACCCGTCGTCCTGCACCTTCGACTCCTCCCTGACCATGGTCCAGGAGGGCAACTCGGTGAAGATCCTCGGCTGGTACGACAACGAGTGGGGTTACTCCAACCGTCTCGTCGACCTGACCGTCTTCGTCGGCGGCCAGCTCTGA
- the whiA gene encoding DNA-binding protein WhiA: protein MAMTPAVKDEVSRLPVTRTCCRKAEVSAILRFAGGLHLVSGRIVIEAELDTAMAARRLKRDILEIFGHSSELIVMAPGGLRRGSRYVVRVVAGGDQLARQTGLVDGRGRPIRGLPPQVVSGATCDAEAAWRGAFLAHGSLTEPGRSSSLEVTCPGPEAALALVGAARRLSIAAKAREVRGVDRVVVRDGDAIGALLTRLGAHESVLAWEERRMRREVRATANRLANFDDANLRRSARAAVAAGARVGRALEILGEEVPEHLAAAGRLRMEHKQASLEELGALADPPLTKDAVAGRIRRLLAMADKRAQDLGIPGTESTLSEELADGLVG from the coding sequence ATGGCGATGACGCCAGCGGTGAAGGACGAAGTCTCCCGGCTTCCTGTGACCCGGACCTGCTGCAGAAAGGCGGAGGTCTCGGCGATTCTTCGGTTCGCGGGCGGGCTGCACCTGGTGAGCGGCCGGATCGTGATCGAGGCCGAGCTGGACACGGCGATGGCAGCCCGCCGGCTCAAGCGGGACATCCTCGAGATCTTCGGGCACAGCTCGGAGCTGATCGTGATGGCTCCCGGCGGACTGCGCCGGGGCTCCCGCTACGTCGTGAGGGTGGTGGCCGGCGGCGACCAGCTCGCGCGACAGACCGGCCTGGTGGACGGCCGCGGCCGCCCCATCCGCGGCCTGCCCCCGCAGGTGGTCTCGGGGGCCACCTGCGACGCGGAGGCCGCCTGGCGCGGTGCTTTCCTGGCCCACGGCTCGCTCACCGAGCCGGGCCGGTCCTCCTCGCTCGAGGTCACCTGCCCCGGCCCGGAGGCCGCGCTCGCCCTCGTCGGTGCCGCCCGCAGGCTCTCCATCGCGGCCAAGGCCCGGGAGGTGCGCGGGGTCGACCGCGTCGTCGTCCGCGACGGTGACGCGATCGGAGCCCTTCTGACCCGACTCGGTGCCCATGAGTCGGTGCTGGCCTGGGAGGAGCGCCGGATGCGGCGCGAGGTCCGCGCGACGGCCAACCGGCTGGCCAACTTCGACGACGCCAACCTCCGCCGTTCCGCCCGCGCCGCGGTCGCCGCGGGTGCCCGGGTGGGGCGCGCGCTGGAGATCCTGGGCGAGGAGGTCCCGGAGCACCTCGCAGCGGCAGGACGGCTGCGCATGGAGCACAAGCAGGCCTCCCTGGAGGAGCTGGGAGCCCTCGCCGACCCGCCGCTGACCAAGGACGCGGTCGCCGGCCGGATCAGGCGCCTGCTGGCCATGGCCGACAAGCGGGCCCAGGACCTCGGCATCCCGGGTACGGAGTCGACCCTCAGCGAGGAACTGGCCGACGGCCTCGTGGGCTGA